CATGTGCGTCCCCTTGCTCACAGTTATAAACGACGACCTCCGCCATGCTATTTTATCACCTACCTACTCATGCAACTCCGAAACGAACTAACCTAGCCCAATCATAAAAGGACAAAATTTGAAAATAAACTATATGAAAACAAGATTTTTAAAACTAGATATAATTACCAACAATAAATTGACAATTTAATTGCTTCGTTGTATGGTTAGTTACATAAGTAATGAACCAATTAACTAGGAGGTGGATTGTGATTTATTCGTTAAGCAATGAAAAACCAATCTTCCAGCAAATTCGTGAACGGGTTGAAGATGCCATTCTTGATGGGCAACTACAATCTGAAGATCGCATTCCATCAACCAATGAATTTGCCAAAGAGTATCAAATAAATCCTGCAACAGCAGGCAAGGGTGTGAACGAATTAGTGGAAAAAGGTGTCATTTATAAAAAACGAGGCGTAGGTATGTTTGTCAGTACAGATGCACGAAAAATTTTAATTGCAGAACGTAAGGAAAACTTTTTTGCACAACATATTGAACCGTTAAAAAAAGAGGCGGTACGATTAGGCATCTCTGACGAAGAATTACAAAATATGTTACAGAGGGGATAATTTATGAAGATTGATGTTAGAAATGTTAGCAAACTGTATAAGCAAAAACATGCTTTAAAAAATGTATCTTTTACGATTGAAGGGCCAAAAATCATCGGTTTTTTAGGTCATAATGGCGCTGGTAAAACAACATTTTTAAATTTATTAGCAGGGCTTATTCCTACAACTGAAGGGCATATACGTATCAATGGCGAGAATGTTTTCAATGCCCCTGCTATATTGCGTAACATTTGTTTTGTTGCAGAGAGTGGTAATTTTCAAGAAGATATGACGATCGCACAATGTTTAAAGACTAATCGTTTTTTCTATCCAAAGTGGGATGAACAGCTTGCAAATGAGCTTCTTCAAGTATTTGCACTTAATCCAAAAGATAAAGTGCGCAATTTATCTAAAGGGATGGTATCTGCACTTGGTATTATTACAGGGTTTGCTAGTCATGCTGCCATTACCATTTTCGATGAGCCCTATATCGGCTTAGACGTAGCTGCCCGCAATACATTTTATGATTTATTAATTGATCAACAAATAGAACATCCAAGGCTATTCCTTTTATCGACGCATTTAATAGATGAAGCCAGTGAATTGTTTGAAGAAATCCTTATTCTGCAAGAAGGTGAGTTATTGCTGCAAAAAACGGCGGAGCAATGGGATCAGTATATTGTTGCAGTAAAAGGAAATGCTCAAGATGTTGAACGCGCAATACTAGACTTAGAAGTCATTTACAAGCATATTTTTATGCATGATATGACGGCCGTTGTCTATGCCAACGGTCGTGCAATCGAAGGTCAAAATATTACATTAGAAAATGTATCTTTACAAGACCTGTTAGTGTATTTAAGTAAACAGCAGAAAGAGAGGTTAGTAAAATGAAAACAGTACAAGGTAGCTTATATGTATTTTTTCAAAGCTATAAAAAAAGTAATATTATTTTTTGGTGCATTTTGTTTGCCATTGTCCTACTGTCATTTTTTATTGATTCCTTTTTTGGACAATATATTACTTTTGCTATGACCATCTCTATACCTGTCTATATTTTTTATAGTACGATGGGGGCTAAAATTTTAAATAAAACATTGCCTTATTTTTTAAAGCTTGGCTTAAGCCGTATGCAGTATGTTTGGAACATAGGCTTATTTTTCATCGTTTGGAGCCTTATTGGTGCATTTATAATAGCCTGTACACACAAAATGATTTCCTTCGTCTCAAATCTATTAGATTATCAAAATATGGTCATTATTCACCCTCTATTCTTTTTTAGCAGTTCGGATTCATTTTTTCTAACAATGGCGATAGATACCGTGTTACTACTACTTTGTTTAATCTCTAGCCTGCTTTTAAATGTCGTCTTTTATCGCTTCGGCACATTAGGTGGCTACAGTTTTATTGGTGTAATGGCTTTGATTCCAATAATGATGGTAATTTTCGGATGGTACTCGCCACTTTTGCTGACATTATCGAAAGCATCCACTTTGCAAATAATCAGTAGCTTACTAGGTATGATTATTATCATTTATATTGTCATCTCAAGTGCATTACGAAAAGCTCCTGCAATGCCATCATAAAACCTTGAAGGGGTCGACAAAATGAAAAAAATGATTTGTAAAATTGTAGGTTTAGAACTGCTTCTTCTATTTTTTTATGTTGCCAATGGGGCTTACGTTTCCATTCAACAACCTTCTAGTCCCTTTTTGCAATTTGCTTTGTTGATTCCTTTAGCAATCGGTCTCGTTCTTTATATAATTGCCAAAAAGAAATGGCGTCATTATTTCTTTATTCCCATTAATATCGAAAATATCTTTGTCTACTCACCTATGATTTTCGTTTTATGTATTATTTTATTTAGTACGAAAGGGTTAAATTTCGAATCCATTAGCGATTTATTGCTCATGTTTATCATGCAAATGTTTGTTGTTGCTTTTATTGAAGAAACAGTTTTTAGAGGCATCTTGCTGCGCTTATTGTTATCTAAGGGAACTTTTACTGCTATTTGGCTTTCTAGTATTCTTTTTGGCGTGACGCATGCATTGCAACTTATTGGGGGACAATCGCTGGAAGATACCATTATACAGATTATTTATGCCTTTCTTGTAGGTCTCGTTCTTTCGTTACTTATAATCGATGGGCAATCTATTATTTTGACGATTGTCTTCCATGGTTTCAACAACTTCTTTAATTTTATGGGGAATGCAGAAAGTTCCATGTTAACAGCGTATCTTATCATCATTGTACTGTTTGTGTATCTGTTATTTTTATGGAGACGTGTTAAGAAAAAGGCAGCGGTACAATCTCTGCGTAGTAGCAGTTCTGTACAAAATTTCTATCATTAATATATAGATATTACGCATGAAAAGAGAGGATAAAAATGAAAAAAACTGCCGTACTTTTATATCCGCAATTCAGTGAATACGAATTAAGTGTAGCGTTATCGATATTAATGCAAGGGAAAAAACCTATCGTAACGATTGGCTTAAATCATCAGAAGATTATGGGCGAATCTGGTTTAACTTGTCTAGCCGATAGGCAATTAAGCGAAATTAATGTAGATGAGATTGATAGTCTCTTATTACCTGGCTGTATGGATATTGGAACATTAGTAGATGAGCAAGAATTATTATATTTTATTAAGACATTGGATTTACAAGGCGCAGTCATAGCTAGTATTTCCAGTTCCCCTTATCTTTTAGCCAAGGCAGGTGTACTAAAGGATAAATACTATACAGTCGGTTTACCACTTGAAGGCATGAAACAATTGGGTGTTTTTGATCTTAGCTATTACGCCGATGAACTAATCGTTCAGGATGGTAGGATTATCACGGCTAGAGGTAGAGGTTTTATTCAATTTGGTTTAGCCTTAGGTAAAGCGTTACAGCTAGATTTTGATGCACAATGGTATAAATAACAGTGCCTGTCACCCAAACAATTTTATTTAAATACTGATGATAAAACCCATAAAAACAAAGGATAGTTCTCGCCAATCGCTTGGCTTCAGAACTATCCTTTATTAGTTACATGATACTTTTATTTAACAGCTGCATTTTCATTTCTTTTGCTGTATACGTAAATTGACAAATAGCCTAAATCCCTTTTTGACTTTTCACCATAATACTTTTTCAATTTAACATCACACGGGCAAGAAAATTCATGCTATTGGGGCGTTTAAGAGATTTAACTAGCCCTTAATAGGCATACAAATAGACCATTTAGTCTTACATCTCATATGTTAATTATGAACCACAACTTATCAAAACAGGAGGTAATAACATGTTTAATCGTAAGCGTCACCATGGAAGAGGACCACAATGCTGCCCACCACAAACAATGCCAACACAATTTGACCCACCACAATTTTTACCGCCAGAGCAATATGTACGCACAAATTACATTCATACAGTTGTACCACACGTTCAACCTGCACATATTACAACAGTGAACAAACATATTATCGATCATCAATACTACTTCCCATGCACAGAGAACGTAGTAAATGAATGCTGTGAAAATCATACACTATGTGGTATGCCACATAATCACTGCCATATGCCACAACAACACATGGGTCACCATAAACATATGGGCATGGGGTATTAATTTGTATGCGATGAGACTTTTGATGTCTCATCGCTTTTCTTATATAACTAACATTATTTTTCGCCTGCTGTTTTTACCTGGTTCCGACCTGCTTGCTTAGCAAGATACAATGCTCCATCTGCCGCTTCAATCAATGCTTCTGTCGTACTAGCCATTTTAGGATACTCTGCAACTCCCGCTGATAGCGTTACTGGACGACCACAAGGACTGTTCGAATTTGCTAACTGTTGTCTTAAATTTTCCGCTACAACGGCTGCTTCTTCAACAGTCGTATTAGGTAATAGAATAATAAATTCCTCACCGCCATAACGACAACAAATATCGTTTTCTCGTGCCACTGCTTTCATTTTTTTGGCTAAATATTGTAATACTTTATCTCCCACTGCATGGCCATAGGTATCGTTGACGCTCTTGAAATGATCCAAATCGAGTAAAATAATTGAATGCATCAATTGATTTTTCTCCCATTCAGATAGCGTAGCATCCATTGTTCGTCGGTTTGTGACCCCAGTTAAAGGGTCGGTTGTCGACTGATCTTTAAAATAGGAAACTTGCCCTTGCAAAAAGGACAAACTTCGAATAAGTGCACTCTTTAAATAATATGCTTCAAAATACCAACTGCGTACAGACTTTAACCCTTCAACACTTCTCGAATCTAAGCTCTCTTCTGTTAATGTTGCTAACTGCTGCAACGGGCGGGCAATTCGCGCTGCGGTCCATAATAAAACAAAAATCGACAAAAGCATAAGCGGTATTGCATTAATTGCTACTTCTTGTACTCGATCAAACGAAGGCTCTAGCGCTACCTCTAATGGTCGTTGAGAAATGACACCCCAACCAGTTATCGGTACTACACTATATCCAGCCAACATTTCAATATTTTTAGTATTCGTGACTAGCTGTGCACCATTTTTCCCTGATACTACTGCTTTCACTACTTTATTTTCCATTACAACATCATTGATGCGACTTGGATCTTGATGGTAGATAATACGTCCATCTGCATCTACTACAAACACATAAGAACCGTCATTATAATAATGCTCCCCTAACAGCAAATTAAATACATTATGTTCTTTTAAATAAATTGTACCTGCTACCATTCCCAAGTATTCGTTCTGCGCTGAAAATATAGGATAGGAGATAAAAATAATTAGTCTCCCTGTAATCCCTTTATACGGTTTCGATACGAGAGGCGTTTTTTTGGATAATGCCTCTTTCCCTCCTACAGAGGTCAAATACTTTCCTTTTACATCTACAGAAGGTGGTGAAACTGACAGTACTAGACCATCGGCATTCGACACTATAACGGAGTTAAACATATTATTTTGCATTTTCAAACGGTCTGTTTCTTTATCCAATGCTGCTTCATCGCCCATAATTGATTCCATATGATCTGCGCTGTAACCTAAAATTTGAAAGGCTTCTTCTAAGTAGGCGCTTGCGGTAGTTGCCAATTTTTGAGCATATACACGATTTGTTTCAAGTGAATTTTCCTTGATGGAATCCACATTCATACGATAACCACTCCATATGCTACCGATGCTTGTGAAAAAAAACGCTGCCATAGCTAAACCCATTATTAAATGTTTTAGCCTCAACTGTCTTGATTTCATTGTCTTCTTTTACTCCTATTTATGTATTTTGACTAGCTATTACTTAAGTTAAAAGACGCATATTTCTTAATCTATTAAAACACATATATCATTTTATTTTACAATTTATTTGTATATATTTAAAGTTATTGTAAAAGCAATATTGTCAAAGGCCTATATAATTATTGAAAAGCAAAACTATTATCATAATTTGGACATAAAAAATTACTATAACCTTAGTTATAAATTTTATTGTCAGTATATTTTCGTATTTTTTAATAAGTATTTGCTGATAACACTTTAAGTAATTGCTAAATTAAGCTTTCTATCGGAATTGCCTGATAAGAGCTGCACTTTCCCCTTCGTCGGCACTTATCATTCAATTATATAATAATCCCTTGATTATTTGCGGGAAAAATCTCATTGAAAAAATAAGCGCAAAAAAGACTATTTACAATCATCGGAACTGACCCCAATAGGTATAGACAAATAAAAAAAGCATCTTCGATTGAAATTCGGGTATAGATACTTAAATTTCAATTTGGAGGTGTTTTTTCTATGGGAACAAGAGTGAGTTATCCCTATGAAGTAAAAATGAAAGCGATTAAGATGCGATTAGCGGGTGTACCTGTCAAACAGATTCTATTGGAATTAAATATACGCCATAAAACACAGGTCGAAACATGGGTGCGTTGGTATAGAAATGGTGAAGTCAATCGTTTGAAACAACCTGTAGGCAAACAATATATCTTTAATAAGGGTCCTGAACCGGACAATGAACAAACGAAATTAGCATTGGAAAACCGTTATTTAAAGCAACAAATTGAGGTGCTAAAAAAGTACGCAGAGTTGGAGAGGAAGTGGTTGGAGAAGTAGCAGTACAGTTAGTTGCGTCACTAAGAAGCATGATGTCTGTAAAGGACATTTGTAAACACTTTGGGATTGCACGATCTACCTACTATCGTTGGAAACAGGCATCAACCGATGCAAGGTCTCGTCAAGCAATAGAGAGACGTATCGGTGAACTCTGTCGAGCAAATAAATTTCGCTATGGCTACAGAAAAATTACAGCACTCTTACGTCAAGAAATGTGCGTCAATCATAAAGTGGTTCAACGTATCATGCAAAAATATGGTTGGCAATGTCGCGTGAAAGTGAAAAAACGGAAACGAACAGGACAACCTTATGCAATCGCAGCAAATTTATTAAATCGCGATTTTGAAGCCACCGCACCGTTACAGAAGCTCGTAACTGATATTACTTACTTGCCATTTGGTCAAAAACAGTTGTATCTTTCAAGTATTCAAGATTTATATAATGGTGAAATTATTGCCTATTCGATTGGAGACTGCCAAGATACTGATTTTGTGCTGGATACATTAGCTCAACTTCATCATTTGCCCGAAGGGTGTACGTTGCACAGTGACCAAGGGGCGGTATACACATCGTATGATTATCAACAGGCCGTAAAAGCAAAAGGCATTACCATGAGCATGTCCCGTAAAGGTACGCCCGCTGATAATGCCCCAATCGAATCGTTTCATTCTGTGTTAAAGTCTGAAACATTCTACTTAGACAATTTGAACAGTACTACGACGGCCATCGTAGAACAAACTGTCAAAGACTATATAAACTATTATAACAATAACCGAATTCAAACGAAACTAAACAACCAGTCGCCGGTTCAATACCGACAACTGGTTGGGTAATGCTTTTTTGATTACTGTCTTATATATCGGGGTCAGTCCCATCATTGCAAATAGTCTCTTTCTATTATATTTCTCCTTTTCGTACATGCTCAATTAATCTTTCTAGGTATTGTATGGAGCCCTGTATTCTAAAATTCGCATAATCGCTAACAAATTCAGCCAGCACTTCTACTCCTGGTTTCATAAACTGTTGTCTATCTGAATTAAAGAGATTATCCCATTTTGAATGCATCGCGTTTAACTTTTTTTCTAAAATATGAATAACCCGATCGCGGTCAACATGTTTGATATTGGCTAAACCAATAACCATATCACCAATTGTGTTTGCATTTTCAAGTGATTTATAAATCTTTTTTGGCAAGGCTTCGCGTCCTTTTTCCGTTATAGCAAAAACATGCTTATCTGGTCGATTATCTTCTTTTATAACTTCTTTCGTCTCAATTAGTCCTTGCTTCGCTAACGATTCAAAATGATAGTATAACTTACTTTCCGTCAAACCATTAATTGAGTCAAGAGACTGTAATTCAGAAATTTGTTTTTTTAAATTATAAGGATAATTATCTTCTTCCATAAGCTTGCTAAGAATGAAAATTTGAATTGCCATTATTTCAGCTCCTTAGGCAAATATTAGTTCCATTTTATCAAAACTAATGATTTACTTCATCAGAATTTTAAGTGCATATTTCTTTGCTCTATTGTTCTACAGTTATTGGTAGGGGTTTATGAAGCATCCAAACGATCAGTACATTTATAACCATCGCTACAAATCCAACTGTTGTTAATCCTAAAATAAAAGGTGTGGCACTAATACTACCAAAAATATTGCTAAAGTATGCTTGAACAGAATAATACATTGGTGAAATATGGCTAATCCACTCATACGGTAAATACATCATTTCACGAGATATTGTTGCACCGTTAGCGATTGTCTGAATTAATAAAATTGGAATGTTTAAAATCATTCCTGCTTCCCCAATTAATAACACAACAACCGCATTGAAGTTAAAGCATGCCCAATAAATTAAAATTTGTTGGCCTAATATTTGGAAGAACACATCAGTTCCCGATAAATCATTGATAGCAAATGACATGCCCGTTGAAACAAGCCCAGCCAAAATACCAATGAGTATCGCTGTTAATTGCATATAAACGAATAAACGTGTTTTCGTTGCTTTCCCACGATTTGCTTTAAACGCTCCCACTAATTGCATTGCGCCAATCATAGCACCTACATAAAGCGCCATCGTTAAAAACATTGGTAGCATATTGTTATGCATGCCGTCTGGCACATCATTAATTGTCTCGATATTTCCTACATAGCTATTTTCAATTTGCTCTGCTAATTTGGCTGCTTGCTCTTGTGGTAAATGTAAGTTCATTAAAATCCCTTGCGCTGTTTGTTGTGAAAACTGTGCACTTAGTTGCTCATTTATTTGCATAACAATTTGTTGCATAGAGGACGATACAGCGGTTGCACTTGCTTCGTTAATGGAGAAATCGATGCTTGATGAAACATCTCCTTTTTGTAAATCAGCAGAAAATGTCTCTGGAATGTGAATGACTAACGCTAAGTCGTTTTTCTCTAAATCTTTTAATGCCTCTTTATTAGTAATATCTGTTTCAATATCCTTAAATGGAAGCTGTTCAGTTAAGCTATCAGCTATTTGGGCACCATATTCCCCTTTATCATCATTAATAATCGCAATTGGTAATGCATCAATATTGCCTGGTATCGCTGTGTAACCTGGTAGGAAGATACCCAACATACATACAGCATAAAAGATCCCCATAAAAATAGAGCCCTTGGCACCTTTCGTTTTTAAAAATTCATTAAACTTCATTTAATTAGTACTTCCTTTCTACGAACACCTAGTCTATTTATATTCTAAACAAAGTAGTTTAATTTAAGTAGTTTAATTAAACCGTGAGTGTAATTTTACAAAAATACTGTTTACTTTGCAATAAATAAAGATAGCCGACTATCATTAATTTTTATTTTTTGTCCAAACTGTGAAGTAGAAAATGGCATATTATCAACATTACAAAACGTTAAACACACATCGCGCAACAAAAAAGCATTGCAGTTAAAAACTGCAATGCTTTTTTATAGTGTATAGCACCCATAGGCATTACCTATTCATCTCGTTAAATAAATCATAGCCATAAAATAAAAATTTTAATTTTACTTTTATAATACATTGTTCAATTCTTCTATTTTTTTCTTCTTCAGAATACTCCATTGGCATTTTTACACAAACACCTAAATCAATCCACTTGATTATTTCTTGTTCTTTATCCCAATAGATATGTTCTAGTTTAAAATCAAAATCATATCGATTGACACTCATCATGTCCTTTTTGGCTTTAATCAATTGATTAAGAATTTTTCTTAATTCTTCAAGACTTATACCTTCTTTTAGCATCTCTAAAAGCGTTTTACCTTTTGCTTTTTCTATAAATAAATAATCTCTTTTTTTATAAGCGAACATCTTAGGAAAATATGGACTATCATGTAACTCCAGCAAAGCACAAATATCATTATCGCCTTTTCCGTCTGGTAATAACTTCTTTAATATAATTTCTTGTTCTTTATCCTCAAAAACAATGGAACGTCTTCTAGAATTTTGTATAATTTTCACATCTTTATTTAACACTCTTTTAAAGTTATATAAGTAAATTGAATTCTTACTTTCTTTCGGTAGCTTATGAAAAAATTTTGTTATTTGCACAGTCAATGCTCCTTTCATCCATAAAAAAATTTTAAAAAATATTTGGTTATTATTCAATAATTGACAAAAATGTTTTTTTAAAATAATTAAATACTATATTTTAGGAGTGTCAAAATAGCTGTGGACAGTTTGTGGGCTTGACAAAAGGATTTGTGGGCAAAAAAAAACGTTGGAGCCCATGAGCTCCAACGTTTTTTGATTAATACATTTTTAAATATTGGTCGCGTTCCCATTGGTGTACAGTTGTACGGTACATATCGAACTCGATTTCTTTTGCTTCTTTGAAGTTTGCGTAAATGTGTTCACCTAAAGCTGATTGAGCCACTTTATCTTGTGCAAGTAATGTTAACGCATCGTCTAGTGCTGGTGGTAAATTCGCAATACCGTTTGCTTTGCGTTCTTCTTCTGTCATTACATAGATATTGCGGTTAATCGCTGCAGGTGGCGTTAATTGTTGACGGATACCTTCTAGACCCGCTTCTAAAATAACAGCCATCGCTAAATATGGGTTTGCTGAAGGATCCACTGAACGTACTTCTACACGAGTTGAAAGTCCGCGTGCAGACGGGATACGAATAAGTGGTGAACGGTTTTGTGCAGACCATGCAACATAACATGGCGCTTCATAACCTGGAACTAAACGCTTATAAGAGTTTACTGTTGGGTTTGTTACGGCTGTGAATCCTTGTACGTGTGCAAGAACACCTGCCATAAATTGCATTGCTGTTTCAGAAAGACCTAGCTCTGTAGATTCATCGTAGAATGCATTTTCTTTCCCTTTAAATAAAGATACGTTGAAGTGCATACCAGAGCCTGCTTCACCGAACAATGGTTTTGGCATAAATGTAGCATGTAGACCGTGTTTACGTGCAATTGTTTTAACAACTAGTTTGAATGTTTGGATGTTGTCACAAGCTGTAATAGCATCTGCATATTTAAAGTCGATTTCATGTTGACCTGGTGCTACTTCATGGTGTGAAGCTTCGATTTCAAAGCCCATTTCTTCAAGCTCTAACACGATATCACGACGACAGTTTTCACCTAAATCTGTAGGCGCTAAGTCAAAATAACCACCGTGGTCATTTACTTCTAATGTAGGTTCACCTTTTGCATCTAATTTGAATAAGAAGAATTCTGGCTCAGGTCCTAAGTTGAAGCTTGTGAAGCCCATATCTTCCATTTTTTTAAGGATACGTTTTAAGTTGTTACGTGGGTCACCAGCGAATGGTTCGCCTTTTGCAGTGTATACGTCACAGATGAAACGTGCTACTTTCCCTTTTTCTGAAGTCCAAGGGAACACTACGAAAGAATCTAAATCAGGATATAAATACATATCCGATTCTTCAATACGCACGAAGCCTTCAATGGACGAGCCATCGAACATCATTTTGTTTTCTAGTGCTTTGTCTAGTTGACTAACAGGAATTTCAACGTTTTTAATAGTACCTAGAATATCCGTAAATTGTAAACGAATGAAACTTACATTTTTCTCCTCGATTAAACGCTTGATGTCGTCTTTTGTGTATTTACCCACAGTTTTCCACACTCCTATAAATTGTCTTGCTTATATCATTACCCTACCCTACTAAAAAAATAATAAACTGATTGTAATTTGAACCATTTCGTATTTATTTTAATAGAATCGGGATAAATCCCCACGTCGGATGGATGATTTCTGCATGCGCTGCGCTTGACGCATTTCTTCGCGCATAATCCGACGTAATTCTGTGTCGGTTAAATCTGGTTCTTCAGCGGCAATAGGATCTGATTTTTTGGCAAATATTTTTTTAATCTTCGCCATATTCATGCCCTGCTCCAAGTAATCTTTTATTTCAAGAAGTATATCGACGTCATTTAATGAAAACATACGACGATTGCCTTCTGTTCGGTGTGGCTCAATTAAATGGTGTTCTTCATAATAACGAATTTGGCGTGCCGAAAGCTCGGTCAATTGCATCACGATACTCATAGATAATAACGGCATAGTTCGTCTAATTTCACGACTCATTTAAGTCCCCCCCAATACCCGCTTATCATATAACGAAAAAAATTCACTGTCAACAAAGATGTTAGGTTTCCTAACATGGTTTTTTAATTTTTTTTAGAATTGATGCAAAATTGTTAAAAACTAGTCAAAATACCTGAACGAAACATACACATTTACAGTTTATCTATTTATATTAGAGACAAGCCCCATCACTAAACTGTAATGGGGCCTTGTTAATAAAGTCTATTTTTGTAAGCCTTGAACTGCACTACAAATAGCAAATTTCACGTGCTCATATGTCAAGCCACCTTGAATAAATGCTGTAAATGGTGGACGAATTGGACCGTCTGCTGTCAGTTCAATACTCGAACCTTGAATAAATGTGCCTGCCGCCATAATAACATCATCCTCGTAGCCTGGCATATAAGCAGGCTCTGGTGCATAATGCGCATTAATTGGCGAGTTGGCTTGAATTTCACGACAGAAAGCAACCATTTGCTCGGCTGTATTAAACGATACCGATTGAATTAAATCTGTACGTTCAGTATGATAACTTGGGAACGTCGTCATGCCTACTTCCTCTAACATAGCCGCTGTGAAAATCGCACCTTTTAATGCTTGGCTGACTACATGTGGTGCTAGGAAAAAGCCTTGGTAAAAGTCACCTAGCGTATTTAATGTAGCGCCTGCCTCCGCACCAATTCCTGGTGATGTCATACGATATGCACATTTTTCTACTAAGTCAGCTCGACCTGCAATATAACCACCTATTTTAGCTAAACCGCCAC
This genomic interval from Lysinibacillus sphaericus contains the following:
- a CDS encoding ABC transporter ATP-binding protein; this encodes MKIDVRNVSKLYKQKHALKNVSFTIEGPKIIGFLGHNGAGKTTFLNLLAGLIPTTEGHIRINGENVFNAPAILRNICFVAESGNFQEDMTIAQCLKTNRFFYPKWDEQLANELLQVFALNPKDKVRNLSKGMVSALGIITGFASHAAITIFDEPYIGLDVAARNTFYDLLIDQQIEHPRLFLLSTHLIDEASELFEEILILQEGELLLQKTAEQWDQYIVAVKGNAQDVERAILDLEVIYKHIFMHDMTAVVYANGRAIEGQNITLENVSLQDLLVYLSKQQKERLVK
- a CDS encoding PadR family transcriptional regulator; amino-acid sequence: MAIQIFILSKLMEEDNYPYNLKKQISELQSLDSINGLTESKLYYHFESLAKQGLIETKEVIKEDNRPDKHVFAITEKGREALPKKIYKSLENANTIGDMVIGLANIKHVDRDRVIHILEKKLNAMHSKWDNLFNSDRQQFMKPGVEVLAEFVSDYANFRIQGSIQYLERLIEHVRKGEI
- a CDS encoding CotD family spore coat protein, coding for MFNRKRHHGRGPQCCPPQTMPTQFDPPQFLPPEQYVRTNYIHTVVPHVQPAHITTVNKHIIDHQYYFPCTENVVNECCENHTLCGMPHNHCHMPQQHMGHHKHMGMGY
- a CDS encoding DJ-1/PfpI family protein, which produces MKKTAVLLYPQFSEYELSVALSILMQGKKPIVTIGLNHQKIMGESGLTCLADRQLSEINVDEIDSLLLPGCMDIGTLVDEQELLYFIKTLDLQGAVIASISSSPYLLAKAGVLKDKYYTVGLPLEGMKQLGVFDLSYYADELIVQDGRIITARGRGFIQFGLALGKALQLDFDAQWYK
- a CDS encoding sensor domain-containing diguanylate cyclase → MKSRQLRLKHLIMGLAMAAFFFTSIGSIWSGYRMNVDSIKENSLETNRVYAQKLATTASAYLEEAFQILGYSADHMESIMGDEAALDKETDRLKMQNNMFNSVIVSNADGLVLSVSPPSVDVKGKYLTSVGGKEALSKKTPLVSKPYKGITGRLIIFISYPIFSAQNEYLGMVAGTIYLKEHNVFNLLLGEHYYNDGSYVFVVDADGRIIYHQDPSRINDVVMENKVVKAVVSGKNGAQLVTNTKNIEMLAGYSVVPITGWGVISQRPLEVALEPSFDRVQEVAINAIPLMLLSIFVLLWTAARIARPLQQLATLTEESLDSRSVEGLKSVRSWYFEAYYLKSALIRSLSFLQGQVSYFKDQSTTDPLTGVTNRRTMDATLSEWEKNQLMHSIILLDLDHFKSVNDTYGHAVGDKVLQYLAKKMKAVARENDICCRYGGEEFIILLPNTTVEEAAVVAENLRQQLANSNSPCGRPVTLSAGVAEYPKMASTTEALIEAADGALYLAKQAGRNQVKTAGEK
- a CDS encoding GntR family transcriptional regulator — translated: MIYSLSNEKPIFQQIRERVEDAILDGQLQSEDRIPSTNEFAKEYQINPATAGKGVNELVEKGVIYKKRGVGMFVSTDARKILIAERKENFFAQHIEPLKKEAVRLGISDEELQNMLQRG
- a CDS encoding YhgE/Pip domain-containing protein, with product MKFNEFLKTKGAKGSIFMGIFYAVCMLGIFLPGYTAIPGNIDALPIAIINDDKGEYGAQIADSLTEQLPFKDIETDITNKEALKDLEKNDLALVIHIPETFSADLQKGDVSSSIDFSINEASATAVSSSMQQIVMQINEQLSAQFSQQTAQGILMNLHLPQEQAAKLAEQIENSYVGNIETINDVPDGMHNNMLPMFLTMALYVGAMIGAMQLVGAFKANRGKATKTRLFVYMQLTAILIGILAGLVSTGMSFAINDLSGTDVFFQILGQQILIYWACFNFNAVVVLLIGEAGMILNIPILLIQTIANGATISREMMYLPYEWISHISPMYYSVQAYFSNIFGSISATPFILGLTTVGFVAMVINVLIVWMLHKPLPITVEQ
- a CDS encoding CPBP family intramembrane glutamic endopeptidase, coding for MKKMICKIVGLELLLLFFYVANGAYVSIQQPSSPFLQFALLIPLAIGLVLYIIAKKKWRHYFFIPINIENIFVYSPMIFVLCIILFSTKGLNFESISDLLLMFIMQMFVVAFIEETVFRGILLRLLLSKGTFTAIWLSSILFGVTHALQLIGGQSLEDTIIQIIYAFLVGLVLSLLIIDGQSIILTIVFHGFNNFFNFMGNAESSMLTAYLIIIVLFVYLLFLWRRVKKKAAVQSLRSSSSVQNFYH
- a CDS encoding IS3 family transposase (programmed frameshift), which translates into the protein MGTRVSYPYEVKMKAIKMRLAGVPVKQILLELNIRHKTQVETWVRWYRNGEVNRLKQPVGKQYIFNKGPEPDNEQTKLALENRYLKQQIEVPKKVRRVGEEVVGEVAVQLVASLRSMMSVKDICKHFGIARSTYYRWKQASTDARSRQAIERRIGELCRANKFRYGYRKITALLRQEMCVNHKVVQRIMQKYGWQCRVKVKKRKRTGQPYAIAANLLNRDFEATAPLQKLVTDITYLPFGQKQLYLSSIQDLYNGEIIAYSIGDCQDTDFVLDTLAQLHHLPEGCTLHSDQGAVYTSYDYQQAVKAKGITMSMSRKGTPADNAPIESFHSVLKSETFYLDNLNSTTTAIVEQTVKDYINYYNNNRIQTKLNNQSPVQYRQLVG